A stretch of the Aneurinibacillus migulanus genome encodes the following:
- a CDS encoding 1,2-dihydroxy-3-keto-5-methylthiopentene dioxygenase gives MAYITFLDTKKQIVKGNEVKDFLNSQDVIYEKWGVERLEGNLKENYSLSDAEKQQIIDSFRTEIDELSARRGYETEDIIVLSDATPNLDALLDKFKEEHHHTDDEVRFCVDGHGIFTLKGNDGRYFDVVMEPGDLISVPAYTRHWFTLCEDRKIKCIRIFVTPAGWEAIYEENTASAN, from the coding sequence ATGGCTTACATTACTTTTTTGGATACAAAAAAACAAATTGTGAAAGGAAACGAGGTAAAAGATTTCTTAAATAGTCAAGATGTTATATATGAAAAATGGGGTGTTGAACGACTTGAGGGCAATCTAAAAGAAAACTATTCTCTGTCTGATGCAGAAAAACAGCAAATCATCGACTCCTTCCGTACCGAAATCGACGAACTAAGCGCACGCCGCGGTTATGAGACTGAAGATATTATCGTATTGTCCGATGCTACGCCAAATCTCGATGCATTGCTCGATAAATTCAAGGAAGAGCATCATCATACGGATGATGAAGTTCGCTTCTGCGTAGACGGACATGGCATCTTCACTTTAAAAGGAAACGACGGACGCTATTTCGATGTCGTAATGGAGCCGGGTGATCTGATTTCTGTACCTGCCTATACCCGTCACTGGTTCACATTGTGCGAAGATCGCAAAATCAAATGCATTCGTATCTTTGTGACACCAGCTGGATGGGAAGCAATTTACGAAGAGAACACAGCCTCCGCAAATTAA